From the genome of Pseudomonadota bacterium, one region includes:
- a CDS encoding response regulator, whose amino-acid sequence MEKAYTVLVIEDNDDNRRLVLKILGHKGFNVVGAIDGKEALERLRQGKPDLILMDINLPGMDGYELTRRIRKIPGFAELPIVALTAHAMVGDEGKSLAAGCNAYITKPINVHNFPETIAAILKENLS is encoded by the coding sequence ATGGAAAAAGCGTACACCGTCCTGGTTATCGAGGACAATGACGACAACCGCCGACTGGTTCTCAAGATTCTCGGACACAAGGGTTTCAACGTGGTCGGAGCCATCGACGGCAAGGAAGCCCTGGAGCGGCTGCGACAGGGCAAACCGGATCTGATTTTGATGGATATCAACCTGCCCGGCATGGACGGCTATGAGCTTACCCGGCGAATTCGCAAGATCCCGGGCTTTGCCGAGCTGCCGATTGTCGCCCTGACGGCCCACGCCATGGTCGGTGACGAGGGGAAAAGCCTGGCCGCCGGCTGCAATGCCTATATCACCAAACCGATCAATGTCCACAACTTTCCGGAAACCATTGCCGCCATCCTCAAGGAGAATCTGTCATGA
- a CDS encoding response regulator: MNGTILIVDDNLDNVNLLKKVLDKAGYHTICGYNGEEAVRLARENFPDLILLDIMMPVMDGFEACAIIRSDEITRDIPILMLTAKQEISDKVRGLEIGADDYITKPFHLQELLARIRSRLKLTENHQRKVDQEKHRALSRMVQGVEHEIRNPVVSIGGFARRMLEEMPDDDRKKAYARIILKETERLEQMVKESAALQKLAEGDEECVDIHLLLDEALSQCKVLGEQQQATVTTDYDSNLPPLMLHRGNMLIAFVQLIGNAFEALNKNGKLTVKTLRDEQAGKLLIRIIDDGRGISREDLKHIFDPFFTSKMSGSGMGLPMAKKIIEEHHGAIAITSRPGEGTCVTICLPLPAKEAAVPA, from the coding sequence ATGAATGGAACTATTCTGATAGTTGACGACAATCTCGACAATGTCAATCTTCTGAAAAAGGTTCTGGACAAAGCCGGCTATCATACCATCTGCGGCTACAACGGAGAGGAGGCCGTCCGTCTGGCCCGAGAGAATTTTCCCGATCTGATTCTCCTTGATATCATGATGCCGGTCATGGATGGTTTCGAAGCCTGCGCCATTATCCGAAGCGATGAAATAACCAGGGACATTCCGATTCTCATGCTGACCGCCAAACAGGAAATCAGCGACAAGGTCAGGGGGCTGGAAATCGGGGCTGATGACTATATTACCAAACCCTTTCATCTCCAGGAACTCCTGGCCCGCATCAGATCCAGGCTCAAGCTTACCGAGAACCACCAGCGCAAGGTCGACCAGGAAAAGCATAGAGCCTTGAGCCGAATGGTTCAGGGGGTTGAGCATGAAATCCGCAACCCGGTGGTTTCCATTGGCGGTTTTGCCCGCCGCATGCTCGAAGAAATGCCCGACGATGACCGTAAAAAAGCTTATGCCCGCATCATTCTCAAAGAAACCGAACGACTTGAACAGATGGTCAAGGAAAGCGCCGCGCTGCAGAAACTGGCCGAAGGCGATGAAGAGTGCGTGGACATTCATCTGCTTCTCGATGAAGCCCTGAGTCAGTGCAAGGTTCTCGGGGAACAACAACAGGCCACGGTGACAACGGACTACGACTCCAACCTGCCGCCGCTGATGCTGCACCGCGGCAACATGCTGATCGCCTTTGTTCAGCTCATCGGCAATGCCTTTGAAGCCCTGAACAAAAACGGCAAGCTGACGGTTAAAACCCTGCGTGACGAACAGGCCGGAAAACTGCTGATCCGCATCATTGATGACGGTCGCGGCATCTCCCGGGAAGATCTAAAACACATTTTCGACCCGTTTTTCACCAGCAAGATGTCCGGCTCCGGCATGGGTCTGCCGATGGCTAAAAAAATAATCGAAGAACATCACGGCGCCATCGCCATTACCAGTCGGCCGGGAGAAGGAACCTGCGTTACTATCTGCTTGCCGCTGCCGGCCAAAGAGGCGGCTGTCCCAGCCTGA
- the groL gene encoding chaperonin GroEL translates to MAAKMIKFDQEARQAILNGINILADAVKVTLGPKGRNVVIDKSFGSPTITKDGVTVAKEIELEDKFENIGAQLVKEVASKTSDVAGDGTTTATVLAQAIYREGSKMVAAGANPMELKRGIDRAVEKLIAALGEMSKPTATHKDIAQVGIISANGDATIGNIIAEAMDKVGKEGVITVEEAKSMDTSLDVVEGMQFDRGYLSPYFVTDTEKMIAELDNPYILIHDKKISNMKDLLPILEQIAKMSRPFLLIAEDVDGEALATLVVNKLRGTLNCVAVKAPGFGDRRKAMLEDIAVLTGGQVISEEIGLKLESASLGDLGEAKRIHIDKDNTTIVDGAGSQDMIQGRVKQIRSQVEDTTSDYDREKLQERLAKLIGGVAVINVGAATETEMKEKKDRVEDALNATRAAVEEGIVPGGGVALLRAGASLDDMGEMTHDEKMGVNIVRRAIEEPLRQIANNAGQEGSVAVARLKDEKGAFGFNAATGEYTDMIEAGIIDPTKVARTALQNAASISGMMITTEAMIAEKPEKHDAPMGGGMPGPGGMGGMGGMGGMM, encoded by the coding sequence TATTCTGGCTGACGCGGTTAAGGTTACGCTGGGTCCCAAAGGTCGTAACGTGGTTATCGACAAGTCTTTCGGCTCTCCGACCATCACCAAGGATGGGGTTACGGTGGCCAAGGAAATCGAATTGGAGGATAAGTTCGAAAATATCGGAGCTCAGCTGGTTAAGGAAGTCGCCAGCAAGACCAGTGATGTCGCCGGAGACGGCACCACCACGGCGACGGTTCTGGCCCAGGCCATTTACCGCGAAGGTTCGAAAATGGTCGCCGCCGGGGCTAACCCGATGGAGCTCAAACGCGGCATTGATCGGGCCGTGGAGAAACTGATTGCCGCCTTGGGCGAGATGTCCAAGCCGACCGCAACCCATAAGGATATCGCTCAGGTCGGAATCATTTCCGCCAACGGCGATGCCACCATCGGCAACATTATCGCCGAAGCCATGGACAAGGTCGGCAAGGAAGGCGTGATCACGGTTGAAGAAGCCAAGTCCATGGACACCTCGCTTGACGTGGTGGAAGGCATGCAGTTCGACCGCGGCTATCTTTCTCCCTACTTTGTCACCGACACCGAGAAGATGATTGCCGAGCTTGACAATCCTTATATTCTGATTCATGACAAAAAAATCAGCAATATGAAGGATCTGCTGCCGATTCTTGAGCAGATTGCCAAGATGAGTCGTCCTTTCCTGCTGATCGCCGAGGATGTCGACGGCGAGGCTCTGGCCACCCTGGTGGTCAACAAACTGCGTGGCACCCTGAACTGTGTGGCCGTCAAGGCTCCCGGTTTTGGTGATCGTCGGAAAGCGATGCTCGAAGATATCGCGGTGCTGACCGGCGGGCAGGTGATTTCCGAGGAGATCGGTCTCAAGCTTGAGTCGGCTTCCTTGGGGGATCTGGGCGAGGCCAAGCGGATTCACATCGACAAGGATAACACCACGATTGTCGATGGCGCCGGTTCTCAGGATATGATTCAGGGTCGGGTCAAGCAGATTCGTTCCCAGGTTGAAGATACGACTTCCGACTATGATCGCGAAAAATTGCAGGAGCGTCTCGCCAAACTGATCGGCGGGGTGGCCGTGATCAATGTCGGGGCGGCGACCGAGACTGAAATGAAAGAAAAGAAAGATCGGGTGGAGGATGCCCTGAACGCGACTCGCGCCGCGGTCGAGGAAGGTATCGTGCCTGGCGGCGGCGTAGCCCTGCTGCGCGCCGGTGCCAGCCTTGACGATATGGGTGAGATGACTCACGATGAGAAAATGGGGGTCAATATTGTCCGCCGCGCGATTGAAGAACCGCTGCGCCAGATTGCCAACAACGCCGGCCAGGAAGGTTCAGTGGCGGTGGCTCGCCTCAAGGATGAGAAGGGCGCCTTTGGTTTTAACGCGGCGACCGGCGAGTATACGGACATGATTGAAGCCGGAATTATCGACCCGACCAAGGTCGCGCGTACGGCTCTGCAGAACGCGGCCAGCATCTCCGGTATGATGATCACCACCGAAGCCATGATTGCTGAAAAACCGGAAAAGCATGATGCGCCGATGGGCGGCGGCATGCCCGGGCCCGGCGGCATGGGCGGCATGGGCGGCATGGGCGGCATGATGTAA
- a CDS encoding glycine zipper 2TM domain-containing protein: MPSCRSFFISLAFLSLIFLFSGCAGNQSGRIYRHHEAQRSLSVYYGTILELREVTIEGENSGAGGVLGGITGGIAGSTIGSGRGRVLATLGGALAGAAAGTLLEQESTTKAALEFTIELDNGRLLAIVQENDGHYRVGDRIRLLESENGTWRVRQ; the protein is encoded by the coding sequence ATGCCAAGTTGCCGATCCTTTTTTATCAGCCTCGCGTTTCTCAGCCTGATTTTTCTTTTTTCCGGTTGCGCCGGGAATCAGTCGGGGCGGATTTACCGACACCACGAAGCCCAGAGATCATTAAGTGTCTATTACGGTACGATTCTCGAACTGCGGGAAGTGACCATCGAGGGTGAAAATTCAGGGGCCGGCGGCGTCTTAGGAGGCATCACCGGCGGGATCGCCGGCAGCACCATCGGCTCCGGTCGGGGCCGGGTTCTGGCCACCCTGGGCGGAGCCCTGGCCGGAGCCGCGGCCGGCACCCTGCTCGAGCAGGAAAGCACCACCAAAGCGGCCCTGGAATTCACCATCGAACTCGATAACGGGCGCCTGTTGGCCATCGTCCAGGAAAACGATGGCCATTATCGGGTCGGGGATCGGATTCGCCTGCTGGAATCCGAAAACGGCACCTGGCGCGTCCGCCAGTAA